A single window of Solanum dulcamara chromosome 5, daSolDulc1.2, whole genome shotgun sequence DNA harbors:
- the LOC129888800 gene encoding pentatricopeptide repeat-containing protein At2g22410, mitochondrial-like, with protein MKFPQFPFSFKFQSFPHFHRQLFSSQPKWNSNNNPNLVITHPTLILIESCKSISQIKQIQANMIHSGMISHIFPISRLISFCALDVNGDINYANALFSEINEPNVYIWNTMIKGFVKNQFLEMGFCVFRRMVREKVEMDKRSYVYVLKGCGVFEGVGVHCRIWKVGFLSDLIVRNGLIHFYGENGKTVDAQKVFDESLVRDVVTWTSLIDGYVKMNMVDEALGLFDLMCLSGVEFNDVTLIMVFSACSLKGDLSLGKSVHELVKNRGVECSLNLMNAILDMYVKCGCLPVAKEIFDKMEIKDVFSWTSMIHGYARNGEVDLAKKCFSVMPERNVVSWNAMIACYSQNNRPWEALELFHEMEKRGLVPMESTLVSVLSACAQSGSLDLGQRIHDYYIKQQRVKFSMILANALIDMYGKCGSMDAAGELFHEMPERDLVSWNSVIVGCASHGLAEKALTLFEQMKCSGLKPDSITFVGVLSACAHGGLVNQGWEYFRSMELNGLIPGVEHYACMADLLGRSGHLKEAFEFIKQMPVEPDKAVWGALLNGCRMHGNVELAKVAAEKLIELDPQDSGIYVLLATLCANERKWADVRNVRSLMRAKGVKKNPGHSLIEVDGNFYEFVSADDSHPESQAIHKMLDEIILLSKLEECVSDAQPEQP; from the coding sequence ATGAAATTCCCTCAGTTTCCATTTTCCTTCAAATTCCAATCTTTCCCTCATTTTCACAGACAATTATTTTCCtcacaacccaaatggaattccaacaacaacccaaatcttGTAATCACCCACCCAACTCTTATACTCATAGAATCTTGCAAATCAATTTCACAAATAAAGCAAATTCAAGCCAATATGATACACTCTGGCATGATTTCACACATTTTCCCTATTAGTAGACTGATATCCTTTTGTGCTTTGGATGTCAATGGTGATATAAACTATGCAAATGCTTTGTTTTCAGAAATTAATGAACCCAATGTGTATATTTGGAATACTATGATAAAGGGTTTTGTTAAAAATCAGTTCTTGGAAATGGGTTTTTGTGTTTTTAGGAGAATGGTAAGGGAAAAGGTTGAAATGGATAAGAGAAGTTATGTTTATGTGTTGAAAGGGTGTGGGGTTTTTGAGGGAGTGGGGGTGCATTGTAGGATTTGGAAAGTTGGGTTCTTGAGTGATTTGATTGTGAGGAATGGTTTGATTCATTTTTATGGTGAAAATGGAAAAACTGTTGATGCACAGAAGGTGTTTGATGAAAGTCTTGTGAGGGATGTGGTTACTTGGACTAGCTTAATTGATGGGTATGTGAAAATGAATATGGTTGATGAGGCATTGGGGTTGTTTGATTTGATGTGTTTAAGTGGTGTTGAGTTTAATGACGTTACGTTGATAATGGTGTTTTCTGCGTGTTCGTTGAAGGGGGATTTAAGTCTGGGGAAATCGGTTCATGAACTCGTGAAGAATAGAGGTGTGGAATGCAGTCTTAATTTGATGAATGCCATATTGGAtatgtatgtgaaatgtggTTGTTTGCCTGTGGCTAAAGAGATTTTTGATAAGATGGAAATAAAGGATGTCTTTTCATGGACAAGTATGATCCATGGATATGCCAGAAATGGGGAGGTAGACTTGGCAAAGAAGTGTTTTAGTGTGATGCCTGAACGAAATGTAGTTTCTTGGAATGCCATGATTGCTTGCTACTCGCAAAATAATAGACCTTGGGAGGCCCTTGAACTCTTTCATGAAATGGAGAAACGAGGTTTGGTTCCCATGGAAAGCACTTTGGTCTCTGTACTCTCTGCTTGTGCTCAATCTGGTTCTTTGGATCTTGGTCAACGAATTCATGATTACTATATTAAGCAACAACGGGTTAAATTCAGTATGATTCTGGCAAATGCATTAATAGACATGTACGGAAAATGTGGAAGCATGGATGCAGCTGGTGAGCTCTTCCACGAAATGCCAGAAAGAGATTTGGTCTCCTGGAATTCAGTAATAGTAGGATGTGCTTCTCATGGTCTCGCCGAGAAGGCTCTCACTCTCTTTGAACAAATGAAATGCTCGGGACTCAAGCCTGATAGCATCACATTTGTGGGTGTTCTATCAGCTTGCGCTCATGGTGGATTGGTCAATCAGGGCTGGGAGTACTTTAGGAGCATGGAATTAAATGGATTGATTCCTGGGGTGGAACACTATGCATGCATGGCTGATTTACTTGGTAGATCTGGGCATCTGAAAGAAGCTTTTGAGTTCATAAAGCAAATGCCGGTGGAACCTGATAAAGCTGTTTGGGGTGCTCTGCTTAACGGTTGTCGGATGCATGGAAATGTTGAGCTGGCCAAGGTTGCTGCTGAGAAACTTATAGAACTAGATCCTCAAGATAGCGGTATTTATGTGCTTCTTGCAACTTTGTGTGCTAATGAGAGGAAATGGGCTGATGTTAGAAATGTTAGAAGTTTGATGAGAGCTAAAGGTGTAAAGAAGAATCCAGGTCATAGTTTGATAGAGGTCGACGGTAACTTCTATGAATTTGTGTCTGCTGACGACTCACATCCCGAATCTCAGGCAATACATAAAATGCTTGATGAGATTATATTGCTCTCTAAGTTAGAAGAATGTGTCTCTGATGCACAGCCAGAACAACCATGA